In the Deltaproteobacteria bacterium genome, TCATCGTAATCACGTTATGTTTCGACTCATCGATATTCTGAATAATGGTCACCATCTCATCGCCATCGGCATCTTCAAACTGGATCGTATGCCCCTTTTTCGTTTTAATGATCTTTCTCGTTGGTGGATCCTGAACGCTGTCCTGCTCCGCTCCGTCAGCATCATTGGGCTTCGGCAATTCACTTTCTCCATCAGGCTTGCTCCAGAATGTTCCAACCCAGATAGGAAATTCCAGGTCCCCTTCTTCAAACTCCACCCACAGACCGGCGTCAACCTCGGGGATGCAAAGAAAACCCTGGCCTGCGTCGCCGCCGTATGGAGTGCAGGGCATGGCCCAGCCGGTAACGACATCGTTGCCCAACACACTGGGAACTTTCACTTTAAGTCTGCCCAACTGTTCCGGATCGGCATTATCTACAACAAAGCCGCGATATTTGCCGTAAAACCGGCGCTCCACCTTTTGAACTAAATTGGCGACAACCTTTTCTATACTATCCATAGTTCTCTAAAAAAGTCCTGAAGAGGCTGAAAACTCCTCCGAGCCTGTGGGCATGATTGCATTCCTTTTCACTTTAAAAGACTGCGTGTATCCCTCTGAGGTAAAACAATGCGTCACATGGGCAACGTAATAGACACCGCTATGCGTCTCTCCCGCACCTTTGATAGTTACCGTGCCTCTCGGCCTCAGAACGTGTTCATAATAATTACCGGCAATTTCCCCTTCGGCGGTGACAAACCACTCTCCCTTGTGGTAAAGTCCCTGGCAGAGGGCGCTCATCTCGGCATTCCCGGTGGCATTGTTCATACCGATGTAAACCTGTCCGGGGTTCATCCCGGCTGCAAGCAGGCCTGAAGCATCGGTGTCGCCCAGGGCCGTTTGTTGACTGCTCTCGGCTGAAGCATCGAGCGTCTCCTTGTTTGCCCGGTCAACCTGGAACATGGCCACATTTACAGGTGTGAGGGCATTCAGATCAATAGAAAAACTGTTAACATTTGTCTCTCCTCCGAAGAGAACTGCCAAAACAGGCTGAGGATCGGCATCCACCTGGGGTGAGCTAAAAAAACCCGTCGAACCTTCCACATAACATTCGAAACCGTTTCTCAGGGCAAGCCGCCTGAGAAACTGCATATCTGTCTCCCGCTGGATAATGGTAGAAATCGCCTCGTCATGGATTACCTCCGTGTCTTCCACCTGGGGCGAAAAACCATAGGCATTAAATATCTCGGAAGCAATGTCACTATCTTTTTTATTGGGCCAGTCTTTCAACTTCTCCTCACGATCCATCAATACACTTCCATCCATCCCCCATACTTCCAAAGTACACTGAGAAGGATCAGGAGCAAAAACCGGTTTGACATGAGTAATGTACCCTGAAATAATCTCATCAGCGCCACTCTCAAAACCCGCGGTAACTGTTACCTGCTTCCAAACCATAAATCTCTCATCATCCAGGTAGGTCCAGGTTCCATCGGTTTGTTGCATGATAGCGATTTGCATTCTGAAAAAGCTTGCCATCTCTTCATCCAGTTCCACCTCCAGGCTGCTCAAGTCCTGGTAAAGATCACTTACCTCTTCGCCCTCGATTTCTATTGTGAAGTTTTCATGTTCCATTTTTTAAACCACTATATTCCGTGGAATAACAATCTTCTTCCCGATTCTGCCGACATTCTCCGGCTCTCCGACACTAAAGCCGAGAGTGGCTATCCCGCCGGCAATAGTTTCAACGGTCATATTCATTACGTTGTGTATAACTTTTACTGCCCATGTGTAATGAGTTATGCTCTCATAAACATTAAGCAAGGCCTCTTCAAGCTTAAATGTGTAAACCTGCTTGCTGCTCCGGTCCGTAATCCGCCAGGTCTTATCATCAACATAGGAAAACCTGCCTCCCGCTGAAAAGGTAATGCCATTTACCTGAAGCGCATGAGTAAGGTCAGGGGCAAGTTCCTGCGTCCTTATACCTGTATTCAAGTCTGCTTTCAGGCCTGCATCGATATCGAAAAGAATAGCGCCGTCAACTATTTGTTCATCCGGCAAAGGACTCAAATGTGTGCCCATAACAACAGACTCGATACCGACTTCTTTAGATAAGGCATCCAATATGTTAAACCAAAGCGGCAAAGGGCCAACCCATTCGACGGGGTAGAGGTTTGTCTCCATCAATCCCTTTCCCAACAGCGCCTGAGGTGACATAAACTCGGCGTTGGCATCACAAATCCGCCACCACTTTCTTGGCTGCTTGTAATACTTATAGGCCAGGTGGTCGAGCCGGTCCCCTTCCTCCACGGTATGCAGGAAATCACCGGAGACCTCAGGCAACAGCCGCAGGGTTCTGGACTCTAATGAGCGGCCGCCGGCATCGGTTGTCACTGTATCCGGCAATTTTCGATATCTCGATTTTTTTGAAAACATATTTTCTACCCCGGTATCACTACATCGGCAATGTCTGTAATATTAGCCAGATTAAGTACTGACATGACCTCTTTCATGGCTTTTGAATAGGTGTAAGGTATGTTCTTGCCTTCAATAACGGTTAGGCTGACCGATGCAGTAGCCCTTATGGGATTCAGGTCAGTGCTGAACTCCGTTTCCGTTATATTCAAGCTATTTATATTTACAG is a window encoding:
- a CDS encoding phage baseplate assembly protein V: MDSIEKVVANLVQKVERRFYGKYRGFVVDNADPEQLGRLKVKVPSVLGNDVVTGWAMPCTPYGGDAGQGFLCIPEVDAGLWVEFEEGDLEFPIWVGTFWSKPDGESELPKPNDADGAEQDSVQDPPTRKIIKTKKGHTIQFEDADGDEMVTIIQNIDESKHNVITMNKDGIKITDSTDNCIEMKEDAFNITSKVAFTIDASGQAVEIKADTVDFTKAS
- a CDS encoding contractile injection system protein, VgrG/Pvc8 family; its protein translation is MEHENFTIEIEGEEVSDLYQDLSSLEVELDEEMASFFRMQIAIMQQTDGTWTYLDDERFMVWKQVTVTAGFESGADEIISGYITHVKPVFAPDPSQCTLEVWGMDGSVLMDREEKLKDWPNKKDSDIASEIFNAYGFSPQVEDTEVIHDEAISTIIQRETDMQFLRRLALRNGFECYVEGSTGFFSSPQVDADPQPVLAVLFGGETNVNSFSIDLNALTPVNVAMFQVDRANKETLDASAESSQQTALGDTDASGLLAAGMNPGQVYIGMNNATGNAEMSALCQGLYHKGEWFVTAEGEIAGNYYEHVLRPRGTVTIKGAGETHSGVYYVAHVTHCFTSEGYTQSFKVKRNAIMPTGSEEFSASSGLF